From the Actinopolymorpha singaporensis genome, the window TGGACGCGGCCCGCGGGCTCGTCGCGGAGTTCCTCACCGCGCACCCGGACGGCGGCTGGCTGGATCCCGAGGGCGTGGTCATGCTGCTCGAGCGCGTGGGCCTGCCGATGGCCGGCGTCCGGGTCGCCCGGAACGCCGACGAGGCGGCGATGGCCTTCGCCGAGCTCGGCGGGCGGCCGGTGGCGCTCAAGGCCGCGGCGGCGGACGTACTGCACAAGAGCCGGGTCGGCGGGGTACTGCTGGACCTGTCCGACGAGGCGGCCGTACGCGACGGTTTCGGCGTACTGCACGAGCGTTTCGGATCGGCGCTCACCGGCGTCGTCGTTCAGCCGATGGCCGCGCCGGGGCGCGAGCTGCTCGTGGGGGTGAGCGGCGATCCGACGTTCGGTCCGCTGGTGGCGTTCGGATTGGGCGGGGTCGACACCGACCTCGTCGGCGACCGTACGTACCGGCTGGTGCCGCTCACCGACCTGGACGCCCGCGAGATGCTGACCGCGCTGCGGGCGGGGCCGGCGTTGTTCGGGGAACGCGCCGACCCCCGACTGGACACCGACGGCATCGTGGACGTGTTGCTGCGTGTCGGCCGGCTCGCCGAACTGGTCCCCGAGGTCGCCGAACTCGACCTGAACCCGGTCGTGGCGACCACCAGTTCGTGTGTGGTGGTTGACGCGCGGGTGCGGCTCGCGCCGGCCGAGCCCGGCGACCCCTTCCTGCGCAGGCTGCGCACCTGAGTCGCACGCCGGCCGGGCGTGTGGAACCCGAGTGGCCGGGCGATGACCTGGGGTCGCCGGGAGGTATGCGACACCGGCCAGCCGGTGGGCGGGAGGCGTCAGGTGGTCGAGTCCGAGTACGACGTGGTGGTGGTCGGCGCCGGCATGGCCGGCCTGGTCGCCGCCCTCGACCTGGTCGCCGCCGGCTGCACGGTCACCGTGCTAGAACGCGAGGCGCGTCCGGGTGGTCGCGTCGCCTCCGACCACCGGTCCGGGTTCACCCTCGACCGCGGGTTCCAGTTGCTCAACACGTCCTACCCCCAGGTGCGGCGACGGCTCGACCTGCCGGCGCTCGATCCGCGTCCGTTCACCGCCGGAGCGCTGGTGCGGTACGCCGGCAGGCTGCACCGATTGGGCGACCCGCGCCGCCACCCGGCGGACCTGCCCGCCACGATCGGTTCGAGTCTGCTGCCGTGGCAGGCGAAGCTCGCGCTGGCCGCCTACTCCGCCGACGTGGGGTTCACGCCAGTACGCCGGCTGCTGCAGGCGGAGGAGACCACGGCCGCGGAGTCGCTACGCAGACGCCGGCTCGCCGGTCCCGCGGTGGAGAGGTTCCTGCGCCCGTTCCTGTCCGGCGTACTCGCCGAGGACCAGCTCACCACCTCGAGCAGGTTCGTCGACCTGGTGTGGCGCAGCTTCGTCCGCGGCACCGTCATCGTTCCCGCGGCAGGTATGGGAGCGATTCCAGCCCAGGTGACGGACCGGCTGCCGGCCGGAGCCCTCCGTACCGGCGTCGAGGTGGAGGAGGTCGCCCCCGGGCTTGTCCGGTACGACGGAAACGAGGTGCGTGCGCGTGCCGTCGTGGTCGCCACCGACCCGGCCACTGCCGGCAGACTCCTGCCGGGGTTGAGGATTCCGCCCCTTCGCGGGCTCACGACCTACTACCACGCCGCGCCCGAACCGCCGTTGGCCGAGCCGACCCTGCTCCTCGACGGCGCCGAGGACAGGACCATCGTCAACACCGTCGTACTCACCGCGGCGGCCCCGTCGTACTCCACCGACGGCCGGGCACTGATCTCCACCTCCGTCCTCGGACCGACCGGTCGCGGCGGCGGCGCCCCGCCGGACGAGTCGGAGCTCCGGCCACGGCTGTCCGCGCTGTACGGCGTACCCACCGACTCGTGGGAACACGTCGAGACCGCTGTGGTCCGCGAGGCGCTGCCGGCCGCCCCGCCTCCGCTCGGCGATCTTCGTAAGCCGGTCGACCTGGGCGAAGGGCTGTTCGTGGCCGGCGACCACCGGGACACCCCGTCCACCCAAGGCGCGATGGCCAGCGGCACCCGCGCTGCCCGTGCCGTCCTGCGCCACCTCGGCGACGCCGGTTGAGATCCCGGCTGGGACGTCCGACCGGTTCAGGCCGACCTCGGCGCCACCTTCCCCGGTGGGTTCGCGCGGTGCCTACAGTGCCGAACGTGCCGAGCGACAGCGTGCCGAACGGAATGAGCGTGCCGAGTGAACCGAGCGTGCCGAGTGAACCGAGCCGGCCGACCGTACTGACTGACGAGCCGACCGACTCGG encodes:
- a CDS encoding protoporphyrinogen/coproporphyrinogen oxidase, giving the protein MVESEYDVVVVGAGMAGLVAALDLVAAGCTVTVLEREARPGGRVASDHRSGFTLDRGFQLLNTSYPQVRRRLDLPALDPRPFTAGALVRYAGRLHRLGDPRRHPADLPATIGSSLLPWQAKLALAAYSADVGFTPVRRLLQAEETTAAESLRRRRLAGPAVERFLRPFLSGVLAEDQLTTSSRFVDLVWRSFVRGTVIVPAAGMGAIPAQVTDRLPAGALRTGVEVEEVAPGLVRYDGNEVRARAVVVATDPATAGRLLPGLRIPPLRGLTTYYHAAPEPPLAEPTLLLDGAEDRTIVNTVVLTAAAPSYSTDGRALISTSVLGPTGRGGGAPPDESELRPRLSALYGVPTDSWEHVETAVVREALPAAPPPLGDLRKPVDLGEGLFVAGDHRDTPSTQGAMASGTRAARAVLRHLGDAG